One Streptomyces sp. NBC_00102 DNA segment encodes these proteins:
- a CDS encoding ROK family protein codes for MGRLTGGDPSLLRRINSAVVLHALRGAELPTLSDLTRITGLSRPTVEGVVEGLFEAGLVVEALPDEGETRRQGRPARRFRFRAEAGHLLGIEIGPHRVSALLSGLDGRIIGAGQRAVSETAAADDRLDQVRAMIADLLRRTGVARSSLRAVGVGSPGIVEADGTVRLGTALPGWTGLPLGERLRRSFRCPVLVENDANTAAVAEHWKGAATESDDVVFVLAGLSPGAGSLIGGRLHRGYGGAAGEIGALHLLGREVTPEHLLSTTDTPLDPLDEPAVAAVFTKARQGDSRAQEAVERFIQRLVHDVAALVLALDPEIVVVGGWAAGLDGVLDPLRNELSRYCLRPPRVALSMLGEAAVATGALRLALDHVEEQLFAVEGTVTARR; via the coding sequence GTGGGGCGGCTGACCGGTGGAGACCCGTCGTTGCTGCGGCGGATCAATTCCGCCGTGGTACTGCACGCCCTGCGTGGAGCGGAACTCCCGACGCTCTCCGACCTGACTCGGATAACCGGCCTTTCCCGGCCAACGGTCGAAGGGGTCGTCGAAGGGCTGTTCGAGGCCGGTCTGGTCGTGGAAGCGCTGCCCGACGAGGGAGAGACGCGGCGCCAGGGCCGCCCCGCCCGGCGGTTCCGTTTCCGCGCCGAGGCGGGCCATCTGCTGGGCATCGAGATCGGCCCGCACCGGGTGTCCGCCCTCTTGTCCGGACTCGACGGCAGGATCATCGGGGCGGGTCAGCGGGCGGTCTCCGAGACGGCGGCGGCGGACGACCGGCTCGATCAGGTCCGAGCCATGATCGCCGACCTGTTGCGTCGTACGGGTGTGGCCAGAAGCAGCTTGCGCGCCGTGGGGGTCGGAAGCCCGGGGATCGTGGAGGCCGATGGCACGGTCCGGCTGGGCACGGCACTTCCCGGCTGGACGGGGCTCCCGCTCGGGGAGCGGCTTCGCCGCTCGTTCCGCTGCCCGGTCCTGGTGGAGAACGACGCCAATACGGCCGCCGTGGCGGAGCATTGGAAGGGTGCCGCGACCGAATCGGACGACGTCGTCTTCGTCCTGGCCGGGCTGAGCCCCGGGGCGGGTTCCCTGATAGGGGGACGGTTGCACCGGGGGTACGGCGGAGCCGCCGGAGAGATCGGCGCACTCCACCTGCTGGGCAGGGAGGTCACGCCGGAGCACCTGCTGTCCACCACCGACACACCGCTCGACCCGCTGGACGAACCGGCGGTGGCAGCGGTGTTCACGAAGGCCAGGCAGGGCGACAGCCGTGCCCAGGAGGCGGTCGAGCGGTTCATCCAGCGGCTGGTGCACGACGTGGCCGCACTCGTACTGGCTCTCGACCCTGAGATAGTGGTGGTCGGCGGCTGGGCGGCGGGGCTCGACGGGGTGCTGGACCCGCTGCGGAACGAGCTCTCGCGTTACTGTCTGCGCCCGCCCCGGGTGGCCCTGTCCATGCTCGGGGAGGCCGCTGTCGCGACGGGGGCCCTTCGGCTGGCGCTGGACCACGTGGAGGAGCAGTTGTTCGCCGTGGAGGGAACGGTGACGGCCCGCCGCTGA
- a CDS encoding sensor histidine kinase — translation MRRLLAPLAEPVTYSRWVHLVVPMTLVSVWLFIEPGLPWQLALLAVPLGLLPVTRTREGVQAQLLLTPRERGRADATISVASAKSWGEKWRTVLWLELRLLLSIVVGTATVWLPLMAIELARAATSGGTSSKGIFHLVEPRPWYAALTPLPLLLLLVLVVLCGRLSTAVARRLLGPSRAERVAALEELTEQLLERNRIARELHDSIGHALTVSVVQAGAARTAGDPEFTRRALVAIEETCRAALDDLERVLRVLREPGASTDRRPTLIAVEQLLDSARGSGVDVDAEVAGHVDRLPAPLSREGYRILQESLTNALRHAGRVPVRVRIAIDEHHLELDVRNPLAEAVLRPAGGHGLQGMRERAKLLGGSARAGPREGEWQVHVRLPLQQRG, via the coding sequence ATGCGCCGTCTACTCGCCCCACTCGCCGAGCCGGTGACTTACAGCCGCTGGGTCCATCTCGTCGTTCCGATGACTCTCGTCAGCGTGTGGCTCTTCATCGAGCCGGGCCTGCCGTGGCAGCTCGCGCTGCTCGCGGTGCCCCTGGGGCTCCTCCCGGTGACGCGTACGAGAGAGGGTGTCCAGGCGCAGTTGCTGCTCACTCCGCGCGAGCGTGGCCGGGCCGACGCCACCATCTCCGTCGCTTCCGCCAAGTCCTGGGGTGAGAAATGGCGGACCGTGCTCTGGCTCGAACTGCGCCTCCTGCTCTCCATCGTCGTAGGTACCGCCACCGTCTGGCTGCCTCTCATGGCGATCGAGCTGGCTCGTGCCGCCACCAGCGGCGGCACGAGCAGTAAGGGCATATTTCACCTGGTCGAACCCCGGCCCTGGTACGCGGCGCTCACGCCACTCCCCCTCCTCCTGCTGCTCGTGCTCGTCGTTCTGTGCGGGCGGCTCTCCACGGCGGTCGCCCGCCGGCTGCTGGGGCCATCGAGGGCGGAGCGCGTAGCGGCGCTGGAGGAACTCACGGAACAGCTTCTGGAGCGCAACCGCATCGCACGCGAACTCCACGACTCCATCGGCCACGCACTCACGGTCTCGGTGGTGCAAGCGGGTGCCGCACGCACTGCGGGGGATCCGGAGTTCACCCGGCGCGCGCTCGTCGCAATCGAAGAGACGTGTCGCGCGGCACTCGACGACCTGGAACGGGTACTCCGCGTGCTGCGTGAGCCGGGAGCCTCCACCGACCGGCGGCCGACGCTGATCGCGGTCGAGCAACTGCTGGACTCCGCCCGAGGATCGGGGGTCGACGTGGACGCCGAGGTGGCCGGTCATGTCGACCGCCTGCCCGCCCCTCTGTCCCGGGAGGGGTACCGCATCCTGCAGGAGTCGCTCACCAACGCGCTGCGTCACGCGGGCCGGGTCCCCGTCCGCGTGCGCATCGCCATCGACGAGCACCATCTGGAACTCGACGTACGGAATCCTCTGGCGGAAGCCGTCCTCCGCCCGGCCGGAGGCCATGGACTGCAGGGGATGCGAGAACGGGCGAAGCTGCTGGGCGGGAGCGCAAGAGCCGGACCGCGCGAGGGAGAATGGCAGGTCCACGTCCGACTTCCGCTCCAGCAGAGAGGATGA
- a CDS encoding response regulator transcription factor: MSVNVLLVDDEPLVRTGLRAVLESQPDIAVVGEAADGAAVLPLVRQLRPDVVAMDVRMPLMDGIETTRLLLRTLTEPPKILVVTTFENDEYVYEALRAGADGFLLKRARPMEIVNAVRLVAEGESLLFPAAVRRLASEYGTNRARALVERAALTDREEAVLRLMCRGLSNAEIAAKLVVGAETVKTHVSALLAKLGTRDRTQAVITAYESGFVVPG, from the coding sequence ATGTCGGTGAACGTTCTACTCGTCGACGACGAACCCCTCGTGCGGACAGGCTTGCGGGCGGTGCTGGAGTCTCAGCCGGACATCGCGGTGGTGGGAGAGGCGGCAGACGGCGCGGCAGTGCTCCCTCTGGTCCGGCAACTGAGGCCGGACGTGGTCGCCATGGACGTGCGAATGCCCCTGATGGACGGCATAGAGACCACCCGGCTACTGCTTCGCACACTGACTGAACCACCGAAGATCCTGGTGGTGACGACGTTCGAGAACGACGAGTACGTGTACGAGGCGCTTCGCGCCGGTGCGGACGGGTTCCTGCTCAAACGTGCCCGGCCGATGGAGATCGTGAATGCCGTTCGGCTGGTGGCGGAAGGCGAGTCATTGCTCTTCCCCGCGGCCGTACGCCGGCTGGCCTCCGAGTACGGGACGAACAGGGCACGCGCGTTGGTGGAGCGAGCCGCCCTGACCGACCGGGAGGAGGCGGTGCTCCGATTGATGTGCCGAGGGCTGTCGAACGCGGAGATCGCCGCCAAGCTGGTGGTGGGCGCCGAGACAGTGAAGACCCATGTCAGTGCGTTGCTGGCCAAGCTTGGGACCAGGGACCGGACTCAGGCCGTCATCACGGCGTACGAGTCGGGATTCGTCGTCCCTGGCTGA
- the mug gene encoding G/U mismatch-specific DNA glycosylase, whose protein sequence is MTPEELAAASDRIVPDVIAGGLRVLFCGINPSLMTAVTGHHFAHPGNRFWPVLHLSGFTPRRLSPAEQGELPSYGLGITNVVARATARADELTAEEYRAGGRILVEKAERLRPQWLAVVGVTAYRTAFGERHAHIGPQERTIGGARVWALPNPSGLNAHWTVGSMAEEYARLRVAVEEAAAAGGG, encoded by the coding sequence GTGACACCCGAAGAGTTGGCAGCCGCCAGCGACCGCATCGTCCCCGATGTGATCGCGGGCGGCTTGCGAGTGCTGTTCTGCGGCATCAACCCCAGCCTCATGACCGCCGTCACCGGCCATCACTTCGCACACCCGGGAAACCGCTTCTGGCCGGTACTCCACCTTTCCGGCTTCACCCCCCGCAGACTCTCTCCGGCCGAACAGGGTGAACTTCCCTCCTACGGTCTCGGGATCACCAATGTCGTCGCTCGGGCCACCGCCCGTGCGGATGAGCTGACCGCCGAGGAGTACCGCGCGGGCGGACGGATCCTGGTCGAGAAAGCCGAACGTCTTCGGCCTCAGTGGCTGGCGGTCGTCGGGGTGACGGCCTATCGAACGGCCTTCGGGGAGCGCCACGCCCACATCGGCCCGCAGGAACGGACCATCGGCGGTGCCCGCGTCTGGGCACTTCCCAACCCCAGCGGTCTCAACGCCCATTGGACCGTAGGCTCGATGGCCGAGGAGTACGCCCGTCTCCGCGTGGCGGTGGAAGAGGCCGCGGCGGCGGGTGGCGGCTGA
- the purB gene encoding adenylosuccinate lyase, translating to MTAVSAKPRIPNVLAGRYASTELAVLWSPEQKVKLERQLWLAVLRAQKDLGIEVPDAALADYERVLDQVDLASIAEREKVTRHDVKARIEEFNALAGHEQVHKGMTSRDLTENVEQLQIRLSLELMRDRTVAVLARLGKLAGEYRELVMAGRSHNVAAQATTLGKRFATGADELLVAYGRLEELLGRYPLRGIKGPVGTAQDMLDLLGGDTAKLADLERRIAGHLGFANAFTSVGQVYPRSLDYDVVTALVQLAAAPSSISKTIRLMAGHELVTEGFKPGQVGSSAMPHKMNTRSCERVNGLMVILRGYASMTGELAGDQWNEGDVSCSVVRRVALPDAFFAFDGLLETFLTVLDEFGAFPAVVARELDRYLPFLATTKVLMGAVRAGVGREVAHEAIKENAVASALAMREQGAERNELLDKLAADERIPLGREQLDALMADKLSFTGAAGDQVTTVVNRIEAIVKEHPAAAGYTPGSIL from the coding sequence GTGACTGCTGTGTCTGCGAAGCCTCGCATCCCCAATGTCCTTGCCGGCCGCTACGCCTCCACGGAGCTGGCCGTTCTCTGGTCCCCCGAGCAGAAGGTGAAGCTGGAGCGTCAGCTGTGGCTGGCGGTGCTGCGCGCTCAGAAGGACCTCGGGATCGAGGTACCGGACGCGGCGCTCGCCGACTACGAGCGTGTTCTCGACCAGGTCGACCTGGCCTCCATCGCCGAGCGCGAGAAGGTCACCCGCCACGACGTGAAGGCCCGAATCGAAGAGTTCAACGCTCTCGCCGGGCACGAGCAGGTCCACAAGGGCATGACTTCTCGTGACCTCACCGAGAACGTCGAGCAGCTCCAGATCCGCCTCTCGCTGGAGCTCATGCGTGACCGCACGGTGGCGGTTCTGGCGCGACTCGGCAAGCTCGCGGGCGAGTACCGCGAGCTGGTCATGGCAGGCCGCTCCCACAACGTGGCCGCCCAGGCCACCACGCTCGGCAAGCGCTTCGCGACCGGCGCCGACGAACTGCTCGTCGCCTACGGGCGTCTGGAGGAGCTGCTCGGCCGCTACCCCCTCCGCGGCATCAAGGGCCCGGTCGGCACCGCGCAGGACATGCTGGACCTGCTGGGCGGCGACACCGCCAAGCTCGCGGATCTGGAGCGGCGCATCGCAGGCCACCTGGGCTTCGCGAACGCCTTCACCTCGGTCGGTCAGGTCTACCCGCGCTCCCTCGACTACGACGTGGTGACCGCTCTCGTCCAGCTGGCAGCCGCCCCTTCGTCGATCTCCAAGACGATTCGCCTCATGGCGGGGCACGAACTGGTGACGGAGGGCTTCAAGCCCGGCCAGGTCGGCTCGTCCGCGATGCCTCACAAGATGAACACCCGTTCCTGCGAGCGCGTCAACGGCCTCATGGTCATCCTGCGCGGCTACGCCTCGATGACCGGCGAGCTGGCCGGCGACCAGTGGAACGAGGGCGACGTCTCCTGCTCGGTGGTACGCCGGGTGGCGCTGCCGGACGCCTTCTTCGCCTTCGACGGCCTGCTGGAGACCTTCTTGACCGTCCTGGACGAGTTCGGCGCCTTCCCCGCCGTCGTGGCGCGTGAACTCGACCGCTACCTGCCGTTCCTGGCGACCACCAAGGTCCTCATGGGCGCGGTACGGGCCGGTGTGGGCCGTGAGGTCGCGCACGAGGCGATCAAGGAGAACGCGGTGGCTTCGGCCCTCGCGATGCGGGAGCAGGGCGCGGAGCGCAACGAACTTCTGGACAAGCTGGCGGCGGACGAGCGCATCCCTCTCGGCCGTGAGCAGTTGGACGCTCTGATGGCGGACAAGCTGTCGTTCACGGGTGCCGCCGGCGACCAGGTCACCACGGTGGTCAACAGGATCGAGGCCATCGTCAAGGAACACCCCGCAGCCGCCGGGTACACCCCTGGTTCGATTCTCTGA
- a CDS encoding ATP-binding cassette domain-containing protein — MTSIEVQQLTKDYGATRAVDRLAFRAEAGRVTGFLGPNGAGKSTTMRLILGLDRPSGGTATVGGRAYATLDNPLRVVGSLLDAGAAHGSRTAHAHVLALAVSNGIPRRRVDTTLEEAGLAAVAGRRIRTFSLGMRQRLGIAAALLGDPAVVMLDEPSNGLDPEGIIWIRELMKRLAREGRTVLVSSHLMSETAAFADHLIILGAGRLLTDMPMEEFLASRSRPRVRLREAEGGRLLDLLIRGGYETRDAGDGAFWIEGARTREIGALAAAQQIPLLELVEERTTLERAYLDLTADVAEFAATPPGSPEEA; from the coding sequence ATGACCAGCATTGAAGTGCAGCAGCTCACGAAGGACTACGGAGCCACCCGTGCGGTGGACCGGCTGGCCTTCCGTGCGGAGGCCGGACGTGTCACCGGCTTCCTCGGACCCAATGGTGCCGGGAAGTCCACCACCATGCGCTTGATTCTCGGCCTGGACCGCCCGTCCGGCGGCACGGCGACCGTGGGCGGACGGGCCTACGCCACACTCGACAATCCGTTGCGCGTGGTCGGTTCACTGCTCGACGCCGGAGCCGCCCACGGATCGCGCACCGCACACGCCCATGTGCTCGCCCTCGCCGTGAGCAATGGCATCCCGCGCCGAAGGGTCGACACCACGCTGGAGGAAGCCGGCCTTGCCGCGGTGGCCGGGCGGCGTATCAGGACCTTCTCACTCGGTATGCGCCAACGGCTGGGCATAGCCGCGGCGCTGCTCGGAGATCCTGCCGTGGTGATGCTGGACGAGCCGTCCAACGGACTCGACCCCGAGGGGATCATCTGGATTCGCGAGCTGATGAAGCGGCTTGCCCGGGAGGGCCGCACGGTTCTGGTGTCCAGCCATCTGATGAGCGAGACCGCAGCCTTCGCCGACCATCTGATCATTCTGGGTGCGGGAAGGCTTCTCACCGACATGCCGATGGAGGAGTTCCTCGCGTCGCGCAGCCGTCCCAGGGTGCGGCTTCGCGAGGCCGAGGGAGGAAGGCTCCTCGACCTTCTGATCCGTGGGGGATACGAGACCAGGGACGCCGGTGATGGGGCGTTCTGGATCGAGGGAGCCCGCACCAGGGAGATCGGGGCGCTGGCAGCGGCCCAGCAGATTCCTCTCCTGGAGCTCGTGGAGGAGCGGACCACTTTGGAACGGGCATATCTCGACCTCACGGCGGACGTTGCCGAGTTCGCCGCCACACCCCCCGGCTCACCCGAGGAGGCATGA
- a CDS encoding hemolysin family protein encodes MTVLQLFIGLLTLVVNAFFVGAEFALISVRRSQIEPAAEAGDRRARSVLWGLEHVSALLAAAQLGITLCTLVLGIVAEPAIAHLLEPVFDAVGVPHGLVHPLSFVIALTVATYLHMLLGEMVPKNVALADPAKGALLLGPPLVALARGLRPVIFAINAFANLLLKLLRVETKNEVSATFSDDQLALLVRDSGDAGLVDDRSAERLRHALELGSRPVRDVAMPIDQTVFTRVGTTPEELERLSAESGYSRFPVMDGEQRILGYLHVKDALDAAPRDVPFPVSAMRPIARVRAAAPLDDVLTALRRSRTHLAAVLDDDDRLVGTVTMEDVLRELVGRPRSG; translated from the coding sequence ATGACCGTTCTCCAGCTCTTCATCGGACTGCTGACACTGGTCGTGAACGCCTTCTTCGTGGGCGCGGAGTTCGCCCTCATCTCGGTACGCCGGAGCCAGATCGAGCCGGCCGCCGAAGCCGGCGACCGTCGGGCCCGCAGCGTGCTGTGGGGGCTGGAACACGTCTCGGCGCTGCTCGCGGCGGCCCAGCTCGGCATCACCTTGTGCACCCTGGTGCTGGGCATCGTCGCCGAACCGGCCATCGCTCATCTGCTGGAGCCCGTGTTCGACGCGGTCGGGGTGCCCCACGGCCTGGTGCACCCGCTGTCGTTCGTCATCGCGCTGACGGTGGCGACCTATCTCCACATGCTCCTCGGCGAAATGGTTCCCAAGAACGTCGCGCTGGCCGACCCGGCGAAGGGTGCGCTGCTCCTCGGCCCGCCGCTGGTGGCCCTGGCCAGAGGGCTGCGCCCGGTGATCTTCGCGATCAACGCGTTCGCGAACCTGCTGTTGAAGCTCCTGCGGGTGGAGACCAAGAACGAGGTCTCCGCGACCTTCTCGGACGACCAGCTGGCACTGCTGGTCAGGGACTCCGGAGACGCCGGGCTGGTGGACGACCGGTCGGCCGAGCGGCTGCGGCACGCGCTGGAGCTGGGCAGTCGCCCTGTCCGGGACGTCGCCATGCCGATCGACCAGACGGTTTTCACCCGCGTGGGTACGACACCCGAGGAGTTGGAGCGGCTGTCGGCCGAATCCGGGTACTCGCGCTTCCCCGTGATGGACGGCGAGCAGCGGATACTCGGCTATCTCCACGTGAAGGACGCCCTGGACGCCGCCCCGCGCGACGTGCCGTTCCCGGTCTCCGCGATGCGCCCCATCGCCCGAGTACGGGCGGCGGCCCCGCTCGACGACGTGCTGACCGCACTCCGGCGCAGCCGTACGCACCTCGCGGCGGTGCTGGACGACGACGACCGGCTGGTCGGCACGGTCACCATGGAGGACGTGCTGCGCGAGCTGGTCGGACGGCCGCGGTCCGGCTGA
- a CDS encoding SGNH/GDSL hydrolase family protein: MEMNATYTSFVAVGDSFTEGMSDLLPDGTYRGWADVLASRLAARSPGFRYANLAVRGKLIGQIVDEQVESAAALQADVVTLVGGLNDTLRPKCDMGMVRGRLEEAVERLAPSCKTLVLMRSPGRNGPVLDRFRPRMEELFALVDDLAGRHGAVVADLYGAPSLGDPRLWDIDRLHLTAEGHRRVAEAVWQTLGLPAESDWRNPMGAAARVRWGTRRIEDVRFARQHLAPWIGRRLTGRSSGDGRSGAQFDPASGRAFWITPANPADPGPVTSWRRDDASRDA, encoded by the coding sequence ATGGAAATGAATGCCACTTACACCAGTTTCGTCGCGGTCGGTGACTCGTTCACGGAGGGCATGTCGGACCTTCTGCCGGACGGTACGTACCGGGGCTGGGCCGATGTTCTCGCCTCCAGGCTGGCGGCTCGCTCCCCCGGCTTCCGGTACGCCAACCTGGCCGTCCGGGGCAAGCTCATCGGCCAGATCGTCGACGAGCAGGTGGAGTCCGCCGCGGCGCTGCAGGCGGATGTGGTGACCCTCGTCGGCGGCCTCAACGACACCCTCCGTCCCAAGTGCGACATGGGCATGGTGCGGGGGCGTCTCGAAGAAGCGGTGGAGCGCCTCGCGCCGTCGTGCAAGACGCTCGTGCTGATGCGCAGCCCGGGACGGAACGGCCCGGTGTTGGACCGCTTCCGCCCTCGCATGGAAGAACTGTTCGCGCTGGTGGACGACCTCGCCGGCCGGCACGGCGCCGTCGTCGCCGATCTCTACGGGGCGCCGTCGCTGGGCGATCCCCGGTTGTGGGACATCGACCGGCTCCACCTGACCGCGGAGGGACATCGCAGGGTCGCCGAGGCGGTCTGGCAGACGCTGGGGCTGCCTGCCGAGAGCGACTGGCGAAACCCCATGGGAGCGGCGGCGCGGGTCCGCTGGGGTACCCGGCGGATCGAGGACGTCCGCTTCGCCAGGCAGCACCTGGCGCCCTGGATCGGGCGCCGGCTCACCGGCAGGTCGTCGGGCGACGGCCGCTCCGGCGCCCAGTTCGACCCTGCCTCGGGCCGGGCCTTCTGGATCACCCCGGCAAACCCCGCCGACCCGGGCCCGGTGACCTCGTGGCGCCGTGACGACGCGTCGCGGGACGCTTGA
- a CDS encoding ABC transporter permease, with protein MSHPAVAALRSEWIKTRSVRAVQGSLSAVIAVTVVVSVLYSATIGQSEINQPDADPVLNAFYPLNFGQIAAIAFGATALSSEFAGGALRVSLSAVPRRHLFYASKMVVVGLSAWTAGEAAGLVGFLSGQLFMGEFAIGLGHPGALRAVLGSGVYLALMALFAAGLTALLRSAVAVMSILIPFILIVSFVVGDVSAGVADFMPDRAGQAIFHQNPTGSLGPWSGLAVTAAWSAAALLAGWWAIRTRDV; from the coding sequence ATGTCGCATCCAGCGGTCGCGGCTCTTCGCTCGGAGTGGATCAAGACACGGTCCGTGCGCGCGGTCCAGGGCTCTCTGAGCGCGGTGATCGCGGTCACGGTGGTCGTCTCCGTGCTGTACTCCGCCACGATCGGGCAGAGCGAGATCAACCAGCCCGACGCCGATCCGGTACTCAACGCTTTTTACCCGCTGAACTTCGGTCAGATCGCGGCCATTGCCTTCGGCGCCACCGCGCTCTCCTCCGAGTTCGCCGGCGGAGCTTTGAGGGTCTCTCTGTCGGCGGTGCCGCGCCGTCACCTCTTCTACGCCTCGAAGATGGTGGTCGTGGGTCTGTCCGCATGGACAGCGGGGGAGGCGGCCGGCCTTGTCGGCTTTCTGTCGGGTCAGCTGTTCATGGGGGAGTTCGCCATCGGCTTGGGGCACCCAGGGGCGCTGCGAGCGGTGCTGGGCAGCGGTGTCTACCTCGCGCTCATGGCCCTGTTCGCAGCAGGCCTCACGGCGTTGCTCCGCAGCGCGGTCGCGGTGATGAGCATCCTCATACCGTTCATTCTGATCGTCTCGTTCGTCGTGGGGGACGTGTCCGCAGGAGTGGCCGACTTCATGCCCGACAGGGCGGGTCAGGCGATATTCCACCAGAACCCGACGGGCAGCCTCGGCCCTTGGAGTGGGCTGGCGGTGACCGCAGCCTGGAGTGCCGCCGCGTTGCTCGCCGGCTGGTGGGCGATACGTACCCGGGACGTCTGA